A stretch of the Aminipila terrae genome encodes the following:
- a CDS encoding oxygen-binding di-iron domain-containing protein, whose translation MHYQLSQNCTVLGKVIQKPDIQISFLSYLLRGSKNILIDTVPERAAEKYLEELSQCMDLTCLDAIILNHSEEDHSGALRLLLPHIPDIPVYCTLACKERLKDMYPTANILAMEHNAELQLGEYQFRFIHTPGLHWDDNMVTYCENDQTLFSNDLFGQYLGSEPPLDNYISSEQLIYNMKRYYEKVFSHASKEEKKVLADIINLKLKVIALDMVLFCPNK comes from the coding sequence ATGCATTATCAATTATCCCAGAATTGCACAGTTTTAGGAAAGGTTATTCAAAAGCCAGATATACAGATATCTTTTTTATCCTATCTCTTAAGAGGAAGTAAGAATATTTTAATTGATACCGTTCCTGAACGGGCAGCAGAGAAGTATTTAGAGGAATTGTCTCAATGTATGGACTTGACCTGTTTGGATGCTATCATTTTAAATCATTCAGAAGAGGATCATAGCGGAGCACTTAGATTGCTGCTCCCACATATACCAGATATTCCTGTATATTGTACTTTAGCCTGTAAAGAACGATTGAAAGATATGTATCCTACAGCAAATATTTTGGCTATGGAACATAACGCTGAACTACAGTTAGGAGAATATCAGTTCCGTTTCATACATACCCCTGGATTACATTGGGATGATAATATGGTTACTTATTGTGAAAATGATCAGACACTGTTTTCCAATGATTTATTTGGCCAATATTTAGGCAGTGAGCCTCCCTTAGATAATTATATTTCTTCAGAACAACTTATTTACAATATGAAAAGATATTATGAGAAAGTATTTAGTCATGCTAGCAAAGAGGAAAAGAAGGTTTTAGCAGACATAATTAACCTTAAGCTTAAGGTTATAGCCCTGGACATGGTGTTATTTTGTCCCAACAAATGA
- the asrC gene encoding sulfite reductase subunit C, with product MDINTKMLRKNAFRVTKTRGFTASRVRVPGGHLKVEYLSKIQEIAQTYGNGTIHITSRQGFEIPGIPFEKIPEVNAALQELIEGLKINQETVNGGYPAAGTRNIPACVGNRVCPYACYDTTAFAQRMEKSVFPHDLHFKIALTGCPNDCIKVRMHDFGIMGMTLPHLDPSRCISCGACVKVCRKKSVEALKTENYRPLRNEEKCIGCGECVLSCPNMAWSRSEEKYYRLTLFGRTGKKNPRLGEDFMKWVDEESITKIILNTYDYVAKYIDSDAPGGKEHIGYIVDRTGFDEFMKWALKDVTLPEITVVYSPVYWNGIKY from the coding sequence ATGGATATTAATACTAAAATGTTGAGAAAAAATGCTTTTCGTGTTACAAAGACACGGGGCTTTACCGCCTCTCGTGTACGTGTTCCCGGAGGACATTTGAAAGTAGAGTACCTTAGCAAAATTCAAGAGATTGCCCAGACCTATGGTAATGGAACCATTCATATTACCAGCCGACAGGGATTTGAAATTCCCGGCATTCCTTTTGAAAAAATTCCAGAAGTAAATGCTGCATTACAGGAATTAATCGAGGGTCTTAAGATTAATCAGGAAACCGTCAATGGCGGATATCCCGCAGCAGGTACTCGTAACATTCCTGCCTGTGTTGGAAACAGAGTCTGCCCTTATGCCTGCTATGATACAACGGCATTTGCCCAGCGAATGGAAAAATCAGTATTTCCCCATGATCTGCATTTTAAAATTGCACTAACTGGTTGTCCAAATGACTGCATCAAAGTAAGAATGCATGATTTTGGTATCATGGGCATGACACTGCCTCACTTAGACCCTTCCCGCTGTATTAGCTGCGGTGCCTGCGTAAAAGTCTGTAGGAAAAAATCTGTAGAGGCATTGAAGACCGAAAATTATCGGCCCTTACGCAATGAAGAAAAATGCATCGGCTGCGGCGAATGTGTCTTAAGTTGCCCTAACATGGCCTGGTCAAGAAGCGAAGAAAAATATTATCGTCTGACCCTTTTCGGTCGTACAGGGAAAAAGAATCCCCGTTTGGGCGAAGATTTCATGAAATGGGTTGATGAAGAAAGTATTACTAAAATTATTTTAAACACATATGATTATGTAGCAAAATACATTGACTCTGATGCTCCCGGCGGTAAAGAACATATCGGTTATATCGTAGACCGTACAGGTTTTGACGAGTTTATGAAATGGGCATTAAAAGATGTGACACTGCCTGAAATTACAGTGGTGTACTCTCCTGTCTATTGGAATGGGATAAAATATTAA
- the asrB gene encoding anaerobic sulfite reductase subunit AsrB — translation MMLQNDYVPFPSEIKDIIKHTDIEYTFRMSYTGEIKPGQFFEVSIPKYGESPISVSGIGKDFIDLTIRRVGKVTDEVFENYLGDTLLLRGPYGNGFDVNLYKNKELVVIAGGTGLSPVRGVIDYFSKHPKAVKNMKVICGFKTPDDILFLNDIECWKKTANVILTVDNADETSNYNVGLVTKYIPGLRLNDKNNTVAIVVGPPAMMKFSVQALLNIGIPEENIWISQERKMCCGLGKCGHCKIGDVYVCLDGPVFNYTKGKTLID, via the coding sequence ATGATGTTACAAAACGATTATGTCCCTTTTCCATCTGAAATCAAAGATATAATTAAACACACAGATATTGAATACACCTTCCGTATGTCTTATACAGGAGAAATAAAACCAGGACAGTTTTTCGAAGTATCTATACCAAAATATGGTGAGTCACCTATCTCTGTAAGCGGTATCGGAAAAGACTTTATTGACTTAACCATACGCCGTGTCGGTAAAGTTACTGACGAGGTTTTCGAAAATTATCTGGGAGATACTCTGTTGCTAAGAGGCCCCTATGGAAATGGTTTTGATGTAAACCTTTACAAAAACAAAGAGCTTGTTGTGATTGCAGGTGGCACAGGTCTCTCTCCTGTCCGTGGGGTTATTGATTACTTCTCAAAACATCCAAAAGCAGTAAAAAATATGAAAGTAATCTGTGGCTTTAAAACGCCAGATGATATTTTATTTTTAAATGACATAGAATGCTGGAAAAAAACTGCCAATGTTATACTTACAGTAGATAATGCAGATGAAACCTCTAATTATAATGTGGGCCTTGTTACAAAATATATACCTGGGTTAAGGCTGAATGATAAAAACAACACCGTAGCAATTGTTGTGGGTCCCCCGGCAATGATGAAATTCTCTGTACAGGCTTTGCTCAATATAGGTATTCCAGAAGAAAATATATGGATTTCACAGGAACGAAAAATGTGCTGTGGATTAGGGAAATGCGGTCATTGCAAAATTGGTGATGTCTATGTCTGTCTGGATGGTCCTGTATTTAATTATACAAAAGGAAAAACTTTAATTGATTAA
- the asrA gene encoding anaerobic sulfite reductase subunit AsrA, whose translation MGYVAKNDILDLFIAQLTKQYLIFAPKRFKNGGIYSDTDCIRYGEVTSIDQIVFDEKSEYSFKETVLPVIQTLFFFTEGSTKEADITQKEIIVFLRSCDLHGMKRLDDMYLHNGPADYYYQQIRSKVKFVLIGCEHSFENCFCVSMGTNRCENYEMSIDKSGENYRINCKNKDWKKQLSDLNLAEEPVAPSYVTENLIQVSIPGNLEFTVAQSKIWDEYDSRCINCGRCNFVCPTCTCFSMQDMYYSDNGKVGERRRVWASCMVDGFTDVAGGGSYRKKNGQRMRFKVLHKVYDYKKRNGYHMCVGCGRCDDICPEYISFSNCINKLSEGMKEVSK comes from the coding sequence ATGGGGTATGTTGCAAAAAATGACATATTAGATTTATTTATTGCCCAATTGACAAAACAATATCTTATTTTTGCACCAAAGCGCTTTAAGAATGGTGGTATTTACTCTGACACAGATTGTATTCGTTATGGTGAAGTTACTTCAATTGATCAGATTGTTTTCGATGAAAAGTCTGAGTATTCCTTTAAAGAGACTGTTCTGCCAGTCATCCAAACCTTATTCTTTTTCACGGAAGGATCAACAAAAGAAGCAGACATTACTCAAAAGGAAATCATTGTGTTTCTCAGAAGCTGTGACTTACATGGTATGAAGCGGCTAGATGATATGTACCTTCATAACGGACCTGCTGATTATTATTACCAGCAAATTCGTAGTAAAGTAAAGTTTGTACTTATTGGATGTGAACATTCCTTTGAGAATTGTTTTTGTGTAAGCATGGGAACAAATCGCTGTGAAAACTATGAAATGAGCATTGACAAATCCGGTGAAAACTATCGCATTAATTGTAAAAATAAAGACTGGAAAAAACAGCTTTCAGATTTAAATCTTGCTGAAGAGCCCGTTGCGCCTTCATACGTAACTGAGAATCTAATCCAGGTTTCCATTCCGGGAAATCTTGAATTTACAGTGGCACAAAGTAAGATATGGGATGAATATGATAGCCGATGTATTAATTGTGGCCGCTGCAATTTTGTATGTCCTACCTGTACCTGTTTTTCCATGCAGGATATGTATTACAGCGACAATGGCAAGGTAGGTGAACGTCGTAGAGTCTGGGCTTCCTGTATGGTAGACGGATTTACAGATGTAGCCGGTGGCGGCAGCTATCGTAAGAAAAACGGGCAAAGAATGCGATTTAAAGTTCTGCATAAAGTGTATGATTATAAAAAGCGCAACGGTTACCATATGTGTGTGGGCTGTGGCCGCTGCGATGATATATGCCCTGAGTATATTTCTTTTTCAAACTGTATCAACAAATTATCCGAGGGAATGAAGGAGGTGTCCAAATGA
- a CDS encoding Crp/Fnr family transcriptional regulator → MKEHINKISQTALFHGIKADDLMPMLTCLGSYIRNYKKGEFVFLSNDSIHSIGVILEGTIHMIKEDIWGNKTILTFIKNGELFGETFACGSQLNSVVSFYAATNCKILFMPFHKILHSCNMSCIFHHRLIENMVQLIADKNTQLMEKIEITSKKSLREKILTYMSIQAQFHQSNYFEIPLGRLELADYLCANRSALTRELNNMKQEGILDFEKNRFHLLKKN, encoded by the coding sequence ATGAAGGAACATATAAACAAAATCAGCCAGACTGCCTTATTTCATGGTATCAAAGCAGACGATTTAATGCCCATGCTGACCTGTTTGGGAAGTTATATCCGGAATTATAAAAAAGGTGAATTTGTTTTTCTGTCAAATGATTCAATCCATTCAATCGGAGTTATCCTTGAAGGTACCATTCACATGATAAAAGAAGACATCTGGGGAAATAAAACAATTTTGACATTCATTAAAAATGGAGAGTTGTTCGGCGAAACATTTGCGTGTGGGAGCCAGTTAAATTCCGTAGTATCCTTTTATGCTGCAACGAATTGTAAAATTTTGTTTATGCCCTTTCATAAGATTTTACATTCGTGCAATATGTCATGTATTTTTCACCATCGTTTAATCGAAAATATGGTTCAGCTGATTGCTGATAAAAATACACAATTAATGGAAAAGATAGAAATAACATCAAAAAAGAGCCTGCGGGAAAAAATTCTCACCTATATGTCTATTCAGGCGCAGTTTCATCAAAGTAATTATTTTGAAATCCCTTTAGGAAGATTAGAACTTGCAGATTATTTATGTGCCAACAGAAGCGCTCTTACCAGAGAATTAAATAATATGAAACAAGAAGGAATCCTGGATTTTGAAAAAAATCGATTTCATTTATTAAAAAAGAATTAA
- a CDS encoding GNAT family N-acetyltransferase has product MLIENPVRTPNLMNELTAVWLDSVKATHTFLSEDNIDELIPFVQTGLQTISKLIVAYELNRAVGFIGIEDDKIEMLFVQSDCIGIGVGKSLISEAIDKYNVQYVDVNEQNPNAAAFYQHFNFITFERTDFDEQGNPFPILKMRLEYKKEV; this is encoded by the coding sequence ATGTTGATTGAAAACCCTGTCAGAACACCAAATTTAATGAATGAATTAACAGCAGTTTGGCTAGATTCTGTCAAAGCAACACATACTTTTTTAAGTGAAGACAATATAGATGAATTAATACCTTTTGTTCAGACAGGACTTCAAACAATCAGTAAATTGATTGTTGCTTATGAACTTAATCGTGCTGTGGGATTTATTGGTATAGAAGATGATAAGATAGAAATGTTGTTTGTTCAATCGGATTGTATTGGGATAGGGGTTGGTAAAAGCCTCATTTCAGAAGCTATTGATAAATACAATGTACAGTATGTTGATGTAAACGAACAGAACCCCAACGCTGCAGCATTCTATCAACACTTCAATTTTATAACCTTTGAGCGTACAGATTTTGATGAACAGGGAAATCCGTTTCCCATCTTAAAAATGAGACTTGAATATAAGAAAGAAGTATAG
- a CDS encoding DUF6144 family protein produces MFDIRKIQEQVIYGAVKSMSNDETAGEIVYGKGEAAKTEDNPTWVKSTMKRLENKFDKQSVNQIRMHCQCGYGMDEKLALVKELVKSSSNMEELGNLDKAKAAGLFCSNGELYLKFPFCPCPMLAEVDRLDTDTWCQCTTGYSKVLFEEAFKCKVDVELLKSIKMGDEICLMKIIPQGHIW; encoded by the coding sequence GTGTTTGATATAAGAAAAATTCAGGAACAAGTGATTTATGGTGCTGTCAAAAGTATGAGTAATGATGAAACAGCAGGAGAAATCGTATATGGAAAAGGTGAGGCTGCCAAAACGGAGGATAATCCTACATGGGTAAAATCAACAATGAAGCGATTGGAAAACAAGTTTGACAAGCAGTCTGTTAATCAGATTAGAATGCACTGCCAGTGTGGGTATGGAATGGATGAAAAATTAGCTTTAGTAAAAGAACTGGTAAAATCTTCATCAAACATGGAGGAATTGGGAAATTTGGACAAAGCTAAAGCGGCAGGGTTGTTTTGCTCCAATGGAGAGTTATATCTGAAATTTCCTTTTTGTCCCTGTCCCATGCTTGCAGAGGTAGACAGATTGGATACAGATACATGGTGTCAATGTACCACTGGATACAGCAAAGTACTTTTTGAAGAAGCTTTTAAGTGTAAAGTGGATGTGGAACTTCTGAAAAGTATAAAAATGGGAGATGAAATATGCCTTATGAAAATAATACCCCAAGGGCATATATGGTAA